The genomic window TTCATCAAACTCCTGAACAAGAATCTACTAAGAACCTGAGAATCATATTGAACTAAGCCCACACACAAGGACCCTGCAATAAAACACAGTCCTCACTGAGCCCGAGGGGACAAGGCCTGAGTGAAGGAAGCAGGGGCAGCAAGAAAAGCAAATCAGATGGGAAGGGGGCTGAGAAGAAGGGCCTGAGAAGAAGGGGATGCAAAAGGGAGCAAAGAATGGGTACAATGGAAGGCGGTACAGAGAGGGGTGCAAAGGAGGGATACAGAAATGGTGCTACAGAGATGAGCAAGAGAAGGGGTGTAAGGAAGGgtctgtggagaaagaggaaagacagtGCATCTCAGAGCACGGACCACAGACCAAGAAAGGTAGAAAGGAAAGAAGACTGCTGGTGTTAAGAAGTCTTTGCAGGAAAAGTTGCAGCAAAAAACTGTATtcaatgagtgagtgaatgagtacAGGAGTCAGGCTGGTTACACGCCTCATCTTAGTGAATCCTGCTTTGTCATGCAGACACAGTTGGGGTTTCTATTTTCAAATGGGTGAACCGATCTGGGATATAGGTGCTTGAGTGCTTACCACTTTTGGAAGGAAATTGCAAGCCTGCTGGATTTCAAACTACAAGAGTTCCTGTCCTTTAGGGCACTGACTTTGAAGCAGACAAAGATAAACTAATACATTAATATGGAGTTCAGAGAATGCACTATCCActtgctctctctccccctttcatGGCCTattcttcttcttattctttaAAGTGTGCATATTTGTTAAGCATCTACTTAACTCAGCCTTCCATTCAACTGGAATGTAACTTTAGGACGCTAGAAACGTATGTCAGTGCTGTTTCCCCAGTGCCTACAACAATTCCTGACACACTGTGGATACAGAATATACAATTGTGGAACAAATATCTACTTGTCCATAGAAACAAAGCCCTCTCCTTGTGTGTGGGAGAAGGGAAAATCCTTTGCAGTGGCATGATGGGCCAGTACCAGCTGGAAAATCTATACCAGGAGAGTATGGGCagagggggaaacctggaagaTTAGTGAAAGGCAGGCCTCAGTGAAAAGAAGCAAGACTTTGCACGTCTCGGTCTCATTTTGAAGAAGCCGAGGAGACATTTCTTTAGAAACAACAGCCTACAAAAGCGCACAAGTGGTGCTAAGAAAGCAGAAGACTCCCCGAAGCCGCACGCACGGAAGGGCTGGCAGCCAGAGGAGAAGGCGCTTAGAGTGAACAAGATCCTGTAGATGTTAAATGGCCCTTCATTTGAATGCAAATGCTATGTAAAAGCTTGAAGCCCCTTGACGTCAGCCCAGCCTTTGGTAACCCTCCTACAGCCCACTACCAGTCACCTGGAAATTTAGAgcaggaaaggaaggatggagtAGTCGGAGCCGCGCATAGGAGCTAGCAGCGCGGCTCGTGTTGACCCACTGATAGTCTCTTGCCTCTCAAACTGGGGTTGGCGCTAAGTTTACAGGGACCTCAGGATGGCTTAGGGGGCAACTTCTATCCAAGTCACCATGTATGGAAGCTGCCTTTTAGAAAAAGAAGCGGGCATGTACCCAGGCACTCTCAGGAGCCCGGGAGGAAGCAGCACAGCCGGAGTGGGCACCTCTGGGGGCAGTGGTAGTCCTCTGCCTGCCTCCAACTTTACTGCAGCCCCAGTTTACCCACACTACATGGGGTATCCTCATATGTCCAACATGGATCCTCACGGGCCTTCGCTGggagcctggagctcaccctACAGTCCGCCCCGAGAAGACTGGGGTACATACCCTGGGCCGTCCAGTACAATGGGCACAGTGCCCATGAACGACATGACCTCGAGCTCCCCAGCTTTCGGCTCCCCAAACTACAGTACTCTGGGCCCCACCAGCGGTGCAAGCAACGGCGGTAACTTGCCAGACGCGGCCAGCGAGTCACTGGTTTCCATTGAGTCGGGCACCTCCGGTGCCACTTCTCCCAGCAGGAGCCGCCACAGCCCCTACGCGTGGATGCGCAAAACCGTGCAGGTGACTGGTGAGTAATCCATCGTCCCgctgtttcttctcttctctacCCTTGGTCCGCTACCCTCTTACTCTTCATCCCGCGTTCCGCAGAACAGTTCAACTAAGCAACCCACAACGTAGCTGGCTGGCGGGATAAGTAATTCCCTCCTTTGCGCCTAGGTTCAAAGCCGGTTAAAAGTAGCGCTTGGAACTAAACCTCTCCTGGGCGTTGTTGAGGtgggcttttttggtttgtttgtttgtttggttggttggttggttggttggttggttggttggttgatttttggtttggtttggtttggttttacccTTCCCAGATAAGTCAAGGGAGTAAGGGTATGGACAGTGTTCCTGTCGAACCACAAGGATCTGGATCCAATCCTGTCGTCCcgagagaaaaacagaagcacAAGTGATGACCGGGGTGAGAGGACAGCTAAGGCTGTCTAGGTGCTTGCCGGTCTTATCTCCAAACCCCTACAGTATGCAGCCTCGCTGAAAACTGGTGATTGCTCAACTTAGTAGGTGCTTAGCTGGCAACTGACAGCCCAGCCTAGGAAGGCTTCCACAGCAAACCGGCCTCATTACAAGATGCCCAAGGAAGCTACAACTTCCATCGCCCAAATTAGAAATGTCTTGAAGCCTATTGCCTTTTTCCAATGTCCCTACCCACCGAAGGAGCGTTGAAATGAACAAGGTTACAGCAATGAGCTGTCATTTCATAGGACACAATCCCTACACCCGTCAGGCACACAACCGTTCCGAGTATTAttatcccccccccacacacacacacactaagtgcCTAAAGCTCTTATTGCTATTTCAGCAGGGGGTCACAAATGCAGAAGTAGAATGCAAGTTTGCGACAGGGTTAAAACGCGAAGAGGTGTAAGGGTCCCAGTTTAAGGTCTAATGTCGCTGACCAGTAAGCCCTGCTGGGAAACCACTGGGAACAGCTAGCTGGTGGGGAGGGAGGCGCGAGCCTAGAGGAAAGGAGGACTCCGCTTTAATCTTGGGCTGGGAGACAGTGTTTGTTTTCAGCTGTGGTTATTCtcttaacattttcttattattCCAATACTTGTTCCCTGTCATTAGAGAAAATTAGTGACATTTGACTATCACAATTCATTCCTCTGGGGAGGCAATGCTATTTCAATATTATTTGTCCATGATGTCCATGATCTCTATAACCCTGTGTTTTTCCTTCTCGCTCCTCCAAATAGCAAAGGTGAAAGGATAGGGAGGAACCATTTTTTACCTTTAGGAAACTTTTCAGCCAGAAGGAGGAAGCTCCAGTTTTACAACTAGGGTAGAGATTCCAAGTTAAAAGTAACACTTATATTAAGTGTTACTTATAACTTTATATTAACCtctttctaagaagaaaatatgggtgagttatggaactttaaaaaaaaatgaggctagGGTAGGCCATTCATCCCCAGAGCTGTTGTGACATCTCATCTTCTGGGTAAAATTAACATCCACTCACCAAAACCTAAGAATAagcaaaatacatatttttaaaaggacataaaaATAGCTACTCTCTAGGATTGTCCTTTGAAATACTGTAGGGGAAAATGTCATTAGCTTGGTTTTTAGAATGGAAAACAGTGTGGGGGGGAAAGGACACAATAGGAAAATGCAGTTGTGACAAATTGTCTTTGTGTTGCCGAGGGGAAACATGACCgttttgtctgttttgctttAAGCCTTCTATATATACCTCAGCCTTCTTTGGGTAATTCTGATGCCCAAAAAAGTTGAGAAGGACCCCCCTTAGTCCGTGTGCCTTCATCTCTTCAGTGTTTAGGAGAATGACAGTTGCAGCTCCTTGGACTCTTGGTAACTTGCTCTATAGACAAAGTTTTGTTAGCATCAACATTTGTTTCATTTGAATTCCTTGTAGATTAATACCACCCTTTTGCATGTTCTTGTAGTTCAGGTTGTTATTTGTCGATGATTTAAGAAGATGATAGATATGCATGAGAGCACCCCACGCCACACACATAAGTGTTGCTTTGTATAAGTTCTGGAGATTCTAGACTCACTGGGTATCCTTCATGATACTGGGCCATAAACTCCACAAAAATCAATATCATCATCCTCCTGGGCACTCAGAACCAAAGCATACTCCCTTATATGCTTAGCAAGGGGGCGATGTCAGATGTCTGTTAAGTGAATGGACAAGTCAGATCTTCCTAAGCTTTCTGCTCACCTTACACCATTGCACAGGAACATTATAGTTTAGggctgagagagaaaaaaaattctgtgacTAACAGACTGGAAGGAGCCCTTCCCTGAATTAAGGCAATCCcatgaaagctttttttttcttcattaatgaagATAATTGAAACAAACTTaagttaaagtgtgtgtgtgtgtgtgtgtgtgtgtgtgagagagagagagagagagagagagagagagtgtgtgtgtgtgagagagagtatgtgtgtgagtgtgtgtgtgtgtgtgtgtgtgtgtagcactcATTCCAGCTGTGATTTCTAAAGCAAGGAGATTGACATGTAGAATAAATCATTGCTTTCcaaataatctaatttaaaaggcatttatttttatttgtacacagttttctttctttctttgctttttttttgtggttttttgagacaggatttctttgtgcagctatgtctgtcctggaactagctctgttgaccaggttggcctagaactcacagagatccacctatctctgcctctccagtgctgtgtAGCTTTCTTAGTACTCTATTCCAAACACATGTCATTATATGCAATCTATCTTATGCAAACATTTCTATCAAGGTTAATATTTTCAAGCAGTGTCACATTTTAAACAACGCCAGTGTATGAGAACAAGTCATTCTCCACTGTTTTCTTTAGTACAGAACTGTGGCCCTCTATGAGTTTTGGCCAGGCTGCACACTCAGCAGAGTTGGAAAGAGGCTTCCCTGtttacaaaaggaaaggaagtcaTTTGGGTGAGTCTAATTAAGCCACTCACCACTAAGGAAATACTTTAAAAGCTGTATTCAGTTAGGACACTTCATAAACTGAATTGCTTAACAATCCTTGAGGCTTTTGTCATTGTCTTCCTtagtttttcatattttgttgGACAGTTTTCAAAATGACTTTGGATGTGAATTTTAGTTAAAAAGCAGTAAAGGATTGCCATTAGGTGAAAAGTTTTTCTCCATTGTCATCACCATTGTGATCCTGAGGCTTCATATGGGCTTTTCTGCTTAATATCACTTTGACTCCTAGGCTCTTCATGGGATACCATTTCAACCACACTTATGGTGACAGTGTCATCCTATATAGTGACATCTCCTTGTGAACTGTGAGGGTACTGCCTCCTGGGTGGTGGGAAGGACCATTGTGAACTATGGAGGTGATCAAGTCTTTGTGGAAGAAGTAACAAAATTCTCATTTCAGAGGAGTGGAAGTAGCTCTTTAATAAATCTTagacttttttcctttcctaaatGAACTCACAATATCGACTGAGAGGGAAGTCCCCTGGTCTCAAAATGTCATTGTCTCTTGGACAATAGAGGAACTTAATAAAAAACAAGTCCTCCTCATGCTTTGTTAGTCTTAGGCTTTACTGTGGGAATCTGGACATTATGTTCTACCAGAAAGTGGCCAAATCCCTTCACTCATCCCAGGGGAAGAGGCTATAGGGGAAAGAGCCGTGATTCTGAGAAGGCAGCACGAGACCGGTGCCAGGAAATTtccattcctttctctttgtaAACTGTGCAGGTAGTATACTCCCTTGTCTTTGGGGTTTTGGGGCTTATCATCAGATTGGGCCTACAGACCCTTTTTAACACTTGTTCAGCTTTGATATGCATCTCAGTTCTTGTCATTGCCCCTTTCTTCGAAGGTTATATTGCCGGAAAGGGTGAGCATTTTCATGGCAAATAAAGAGGCCTGGTCTTGACTTTATTGTCCTCAGAAGAAACTGCAAGAGGGGAATTTATGGccaatgggggtggggaaggactaCAATCTTTCCAGAGTTCTTGAAGTCTGGTTATATTTACTGATTAATTGACtgaactgaagacacagacacacacaagttGAATTTTAACCTCCCTGTTTCAAGTTAAAATTTAAACTCAGTCCCTGTTTTGACCAGGAAGGGTTTTTAGGAACTATCTCCTCAAAGATAAAGTTTGATTCTACAACTGAGGTCCTAAAAACAAATTAAACCTCAGATTTTCGTTTTCATCCTTCAGTATACATTCTGTCTTTGGGAAACGCCAAAAGCCAGATTCCTCCTTTCCTGTGTTTCTGCATGGATCCAGAAATCTGGCTCAAAGTTTGGGCCTTTGAGGAAAGTTAATTGGCTGGGACCTGGGGCTTATCATTTCAAGGGAGGGAAGTTTCCTTGCACTGAGTAGCCCATTAGTTCTCCAGCCATTTAGTTGAATCCTAAGGTAGATCTGTTTCTACATccatgcctcctcctcttcctggagATGAAAGGGTGTCTGACATTTGTTTAGGGCTTGTAAATTCCAAGCCAATTGGTTGAGGTTCCTGGATGTAAAGAGGGTTGAGGATGGGATCCATGCCATGCAGCTCCTTTGTTAGGCCTGTGCTGCATCTTAACACCTCAATGGAGTTTAGGGACACACTTTAAAGAGGTCTTTGTCCtacaagtggggggggggggcccaaACCTCACATCAAAAACAACCAGAGAAGATCAGAAGAACTCTCTAAAagccacagaggaaaaaaagcaagATCCTAGAGGGGGTTAGAGAAACggaaaagaaaggggagactTCCTAATCACCTTTggaaaatttgaaaggaagaataaAACTCTATTTGAAAGCAAGCACAAGAAATTAGCTAGATGTTGTAACACAAATCAAATGTTTGGATATCTTTTCAAAGCACGTGGAGTCCTCACTTCAGTCTGTCTAAGTCAACACACCCTCCTTCCCCCGTTCAGTACTCACTTGGAAATAAAAGAGCCTTAAGACCCCCACAGGAAAAATATCAACGTTTTCTAATAAACATTAGGTGCCATTTTTGAAACATAATTTGCtaagtagcaataaaaatttttcttttcaaactatACAAATTCCTCCTACTAATACACATAACTACAATGTCAGGATTCCAGAATAGTTTACTTCATGTGGGATTATACTTCCCAACAGCATACTGACCCTAGAGTCAAAGGTGGAAGCTTGGGTTTACCCTCCTAGGCTCCCAGCACAAATTCACTTACCTATACTAAACCTCAGGTTCTTTGTCTAGTCAATAACATTCTCCTTGTAATTTAACAGAGTAGATAAGATCATGGGAAGCAGTCACGAAAGCATTGCATAAAATGTAATTCATGAGGGTCTggtatggtagtgcacacctttagtcccagcacttaggagatagagacaggtagatctctatgagtttgatgccagcctggtctacagagcaaactccaggacagccagaactacacagagaaaccttgtctcaaaacaacaacaataaaaaagcacAGTGTAATTCATGGTGGCTGTTGCCATTATTGTTAATTCAATTGTTCTATTTAGATGGGAATGTAATGAAAACTGTGGGTTGAGTGTTTAAGTATTTAAAAGTTTTGGTAGAACAGTACGTCAATGGTAGAGTAGCAGTAATTTGACTGATTATTTCAGCAGAATGATGGGTGTTTATATTCACATCGAGTTAGGCATAGATAACGTGGCCACAAATGATAGTGCATTTATGGAGAAATTGGCATGACatatttagtttaaaaatataattcctttatatttcaaaataataaatgaaagttAGAAGAGTAACTGTGTGCCCTCAACTCAAATAATCTCCAGAAGAGAAGACTACGATGAAATGTCATGCTTTCTCAACAGGGAAAACcaggacaaaagaaaaatatcGTGTGGTCTACACAGATCATCAAAGGCTGGAGCTGGAAAAGGAATTTCACTGCAATAGATACATCACCATCCGGAGGAAGTCAGAGCTGGCAGTTAACCTGGGCCTTTCTGAAAGACAGGTATTACCAAACATTTCCACATAGTCATTTCAATTGGCTAGTGTTTGGAGGAAATAGCAAAACAGAAGACAGATGCTTTTCTAGGTGCTCCTAAACCCATATTCACCCTATGTTTTTCATTGGCCAGAGGATTTATTAACTATTTAATGGGTGGGTATCATGTGGGCCTGGGAGCAAGAGACTGAGCAGAGAGGTACAAAGAGAGGTCCAATATAATTCTAGAATCAAGTCAAACGTCCCTCAAGTAGTACTAACAAGTGTGAAAAGTGGAAATTTCACAACTATGGTTGCTGTCTGATTCCCATCAGTCAAACTGGTGTGCAGTTGCATGGATGGAGCTTTTCTGTTATTCAAACTAGGAAATGTAATCTTCTCTGGTCTGTATGATGTTATGATGCTTGCCCCGAATTTAGCTTACTGGGAATACTCGATGAAGATCAAGTTACAGCAAAGGTTAGCAGTCTCTATTCATTCAGACTTGGCAATTACATGAGCACCTGGCAAGTTTTCCCTAAGTCTAGGAGTGATGCTGGAATCATAAAAGTCTAGAAATGTAAAATCCATTAATCCTTATCTCAAGCAGTTTACATTCCAACCACAAATAGGAGCATTAATACCATTCTTGTGTTGATTTCCAACAAGAAATAGATGGTATTTCATGACCTTGTTCACCCAGTTCTAGGTGTTAACTTTTAATATAAGGACATTTCTCTTAATGACCAACTGTAATCACtgttgctatttattttttatttattttggttttttgcttttttagagacagggtttctctgtatagccctggctgtcctggaactcactctgtagaccaggctggcctcgaactcagaaatccgcctgcctctgcctcccaagttctgggattaaagatgtgcaccaccaccgcccggctccactGTTGCTATTTAAATCTTTCTCTTTCATCAGGAGTCCTCAGCATCGTTATATAGTTATTTCTACTTGGGTAACAGAGGATGCAAGTGAGTTGTAATATATAGATCTCTGCATTCAGACTCGGTAGTCCTAGGTTTGACGACTTCAATCTCATTGCTTACAAAGCGTCTGCCCTCTCTGAGCCACAGTGTTTTCGAACCTGTAAAATGGGTATAGTTCACACAGTTACCCTAAGGCTCAAATAAAGTGATGGGCATGAAGGAGCCTTGTAAGAGCCGCCATCGCTGTGTTGATTATACTTAGGGTGTTGTAACCACTAAGCATAAGGCATTTTGTATTTCAGGTGAAAATCTGGTTTCAGAATCGCAGAGCCAAGGAGAGGAAGATGATCAAAAAGAAAATCTCCCAGTTTGAGAACAGTGGAGGGTCCGTGCAAAGTGACTCTGGCTCCATCAGCCCCGGAGAACTGCCTAATGCTTTCTTCACCACCCCATCTGCTGTCCGTGGATTTCAGCCAATTGAGATACAGCAGGTCATAGTTTCCGAATGAAACAGGAGCAGAGAAACCAAAGCATCTATTACATCTGTTACAGCATCTCTTTGGCCTCTAAGATAACAGCAGGGCAGTTGAGATTGGATATAATTCTTTGTAAGACACAATTCCAAACAAATAGACACACGATGAGTTGGAGATACTTCCGAAGACTCTAATATTCAGAAACCACCCCCAGACAACTCTTATTCCATGTTGTCATATGGGGGCTGGGCAGAAAGCTGTGTTATAAGCTTTGCTCCTTAAAGTCTAGACTTTAAGACTTTCAAGAGCCCTTGAAACTTTGTTCACAATTTCAGAAACTTGTTTGTGCATATGCTTTTGtatttgttctttgattttgGTCTTTTTAGGGGATAGGAGGAAGGTAAGCATAAATGTCTCTATCTGGAGGTATCTTTTGGGGGCGTAATTAAAAAACAACCAGTTTTCTTACAAGCCAACTTTGTAAAACAGTATTAGGAGTGGATTACAAATCTATTGCCATTGGTTAATTAAATAGAGATCATTTTCCCC from Apodemus sylvaticus chromosome X, mApoSyl1.1, whole genome shotgun sequence includes these protein-coding regions:
- the Cdx4 gene encoding homeobox protein CDX-4 — protein: MYGSCLLEKEAGMYPGTLRSPGGSSTAGVGTSGGSGSPLPASNFTAAPVYPHYMGYPHMSNMDPHGPSLGAWSSPYSPPREDWGTYPGPSSTMGTVPMNDMTSSSPAFGSPNYSTLGPTSGASNGGNLPDAASESLVSIESGTSGATSPSRSRHSPYAWMRKTVQVTGKTRTKEKYRVVYTDHQRLELEKEFHCNRYITIRRKSELAVNLGLSERQVKIWFQNRRAKERKMIKKKISQFENSGGSVQSDSGSISPGELPNAFFTTPSAVRGFQPIEIQQVIVSE